One window from the genome of Bacillus rossius redtenbacheri isolate Brsri chromosome 12, Brsri_v3, whole genome shotgun sequence encodes:
- the LOC134537673 gene encoding uncharacterized protein LOC134537673: MSTRYSCRYEVEFPWATEDPKDKGSAKCKICAKSFKLDTMGRGAFLSHAKSKFHQNAKSCQDRNMYVTAFFSTHPGQHHEAVPSCSKGIAARHEQANHVDPDQKSSVDNLVSTIDTSETPNRNVLQRFLLGEHIPRAEILWALHTIVGHTSLRKAAESVSVMKLMFPDCAVTQKMELQRSKIGYLINHGIAPYFEKELKELVKKSSEIVIGFDESLNKVVQREQMDIHVRFWDEELNMVQSRYFTSVFLSSTRAQDILKGLKNVLGHENLRKIIQVSMDGPSVNWKLSKDLVTELREEIGREGFDLINIGSCGLHVVHGGFKEGIKVTGWCVVGFLRALYYHFNDVPLRRADFSSCTGCTVFPLKFCCVRWVENKKVAERAYELLPHMKTYVEAIEKQIKDKVKPKDSHFKRSFPALKESQNFKIICSAVKDEMMGAKLAFFTAGASLVEPFLREFQSDDPMAPFLHQELQALTTTVLKRVVRKEVIESAQSITNIDLSKNENLLLANQVDIGFAATDALKKVRGQLAEKVVPQFKNDCRSFYVGFLQKVLQRSPLAYSLTRQISCINPELIRSKPNLAEKRIKACLELLVEKQQIPGSTADKILQEYQEFIQIASVGEAMKSYHRQNQRLDLFYVQVMVESGKSFPSLLLFIKHLLILSYGNAALERGFSVNSDCLVENQTEDSLIAQRIVYDAVMNSKGVQHVQITKSLIHYARNSCARYKEHLESKRKKVEAEKSERDKKREAQKNLRELEAKKAKIMNDALKEAALIDEEIKKL, translated from the exons ATGTCAACGAGATATTCCTGTCGCTATGAGGTGGAGTTTCCGTGGGCCACCGAGGACCCTAAAGACAAAGGTAGCGCAAAGTGCAAGATCTGTGCGAAAAGTTTTAAGTTAGATACTATGGGCAGAGGTGCCTTTTTAAGCCACGCCAAATCGAAATTTCACCAAAATGCGAAGTCATGCCAAGATAGAAATATGTACGTTACTGCATTTTTTTCCACTCATCCTGGTCAACACCATGAAGCTGTTCCGTCTTGCAGCAAAG GTATTGCTGCACGACATGAACAAGCGAATCATGTCGATCCTGATCAGAAGTCATCTGTAGATAACTTGGTATCAACTATCGATACCAGCGAGACTCCAAATCGAAATGTTCTTCAAAGGTTCCTTTTGGGGGAACATATTCCGAGGGCGGAAATTTTGTGGGCTCTTCACACTATTGTTGGTCACACATCACTTCGTAAAGCAGCTGAAAGTGTATCAGTCATGAAACTCATGTTTCCTGACTGTGCGGTCACTCAAAAAATGGAGTTGCAGCGTTCGAAGATTGGTTATCTAATTAACCATGGCATAGCTCCATATTTTGAAAAAGAATTGAAGGAGCTGGTAAAAAAATCATCTGAAATTGTTATTGGTTTTGATGAAAGCCTAAACAAGGTTGTTCAGCGTGAACAAATGGATATACATGTCCGCTTCTGGGATGAAGAACTCAACATGGTGCAGTCTAGGTATTTCACGTCAGTTTTCCTAAGCTCTACTCGAGCCCAAGATATATTGAAGGGACTCAAGAATGTTTTAGGACatgaaaatttgagaaaaattattcaAGTGTCCATGGATGGGCCCTCTGTGAACTGGAAGCTATCTAAGGATCTAGTTACTGAATTGCGTGAAGAAATAGGTCGTGAAGGTTTTGACCTAATCAACATTGGCAGCTGTGGGCTTCATGTTGTACATGGTGGGTTTAAAGAAGGAATAAAAGTGACAGGATGGTGTGTAGTCGGGTTCTTAAGAGCGCTTTATTATCACTTCAATGATGTTCCTCTGCGGAGAGCAGATTTCTCATCTTGCACAGGTTGCACTGTATTCCCCCTTAAATTTTGCTGTGTGAGATGGGTGGAAAATAAGAAAGTTGCTGAAAGAGCTTATGAACTACTGCCACATATGAAGACTTATGTTGAAGCCATCGAAAAGCAAATAAAGGACAAAGTGAAACCTAAAGATTCACACTTCAAACGAAGTTTTCCTGCTCTTAAAGAATCCCAAAATTTCAAGATTATTTGTAGTGCTGTAAAGGATGAGATGATGGGTGCCAAACTGGCCTTTTTCACTGCTGGAGCATCACTTGTAGAACCCTTTCTACGAGAATTTCAGAGTGATGACCCAATGGCACCATTCTTGCATCAAGAACTTCAGGCACTCACAACCACTGTGCTTAAGAGAGTTGTTAGAAAAGAGGTTATCGAAAGTGCTCAATCAATTACAAACATTGACTTGTCGAAAAATGAAAACCTTCTGCTGGCAAATCAGGTGGACATTGGTTTTGCAGCTACAGATGCTCTGAAGAAGGTACGAGGTCAGCTTGCTGAGAAGGTTGTGccacaatttaaaaatgactGTAGATCATTTTATGTTGGCTTCCTTCAAAAGGTTCTGCAGCGTTCTCCACTTGCATATAGTCTTACTAGACAAATCTCCTGTATCAACCCTGAGTTGATACGTAGTAAACCAAACCTTGCTGAGAAAAGAATTAAAGCATGCTTGGAACTTCTAGTTGAAAAGCAACAGATCCCGGGGTCCACCGCTGACAAGATTCTGCAAGAATACCAAGAATTTATCCAGATAGCTTCCGTGGGAGAAGCCATGAAGTCTTATCATCGCCAGAATCAGCGTCTAGATTTGTTCTACGTGCAGGTTATGGTGGAATCTGGCAAATCATTTCCAAGTTTACTACTATTTATCAAGCATTTGCTTATTCTTTCCTATGGAAATGCTGCTTTGGAACGTGGTTTTTCCGTAAATTCGGATTGTCTGGTTGAAAATCAAACTGAGGATAGTCTTATTGCACAAAGAATTGTGTATGATGCTGTCATGAATTCTAAGGGTGTGCAACATGTGCAAATTACTAAATCGCTTATCCACTATGCAAGGAATTCTTGTGCGCGTTATAAGGAGCATCTGGAGAGTAAAAGAAAGAAGGTAGAGGCTGAAAAAAGTGAAAGGGACAAGAAAAGAGAAGCTCAAAAAAATCTAAGGGAACTGGAGGCAAAAAAGGCGAAAATAATGAATGATGCCTTAAAAGAGGCAGCCCTCAttgatgaagaaataaaaaaactttaa